The Pseudomonas orientalis genome contains a region encoding:
- a CDS encoding ATP-binding protein, translating into MGLNIPSALTHVLLIEDTSQIGHARRTAQHLSESLGFDETDAGRVALVATELASNILKHATHGELHLRATGNGGVEMIAIDRGQGFDIDSGLVDGFSTGGTQGIGLGAISRLAQVFDAHADQRGAAILARLTPRAATTRDIRYGVSQHSLHNDPHCGDAWHLAIEPGRFSVMMADGLGHGEYAEQAARAGEEVFAQNAFMDSTVLMSDMHIGMNGTRGAAMAVAQYDAVSETLRFTGIGNIGGSLIGPGKPRGLASHPGIIGVQFRKAQPFDYAQVADQLLILYSDGLQSRWNLSDYPGLVHRHPALIAAILHRDFCRGRDDVTVFVIALEAIDG; encoded by the coding sequence ATGGGCCTGAATATTCCCAGCGCGCTCACGCACGTGCTGTTGATTGAAGATACCAGCCAGATCGGCCACGCCCGGCGCACGGCCCAGCACTTATCCGAGTCGCTGGGCTTCGATGAGACCGATGCGGGACGCGTGGCGCTGGTCGCCACCGAGCTTGCCAGCAATATCCTCAAACATGCCACGCACGGTGAGTTGCACCTGCGCGCCACCGGCAACGGCGGCGTCGAAATGATCGCCATCGACCGTGGGCAGGGCTTTGATATCGACAGCGGGCTGGTGGACGGTTTTTCCACCGGGGGCACCCAGGGCATCGGGCTGGGGGCAATATCGCGCCTGGCGCAGGTGTTCGATGCCCATGCCGATCAGCGTGGCGCAGCGATACTGGCCAGGCTGACGCCGCGTGCCGCAACGACCCGGGATATTCGCTATGGCGTCAGCCAGCACTCGCTGCATAACGATCCTCACTGCGGTGATGCCTGGCACCTGGCGATCGAGCCTGGGCGGTTCAGCGTAATGATGGCCGACGGGCTCGGCCATGGCGAATACGCCGAGCAGGCAGCCCGAGCGGGAGAGGAGGTGTTTGCACAGAATGCCTTCATGGATTCGACCGTACTGATGAGCGATATGCACATCGGCATGAACGGCACCCGTGGCGCCGCCATGGCGGTAGCCCAGTACGATGCCGTGTCCGAGACGCTCAGGTTTACCGGCATCGGCAATATCGGCGGCAGCCTGATCGGGCCTGGCAAGCCGCGCGGCCTGGCCTCCCACCCGGGTATCATCGGCGTGCAGTTTCGCAAGGCCCAACCCTTCGACTATGCTCAGGTGGCCGATCAGTTGCTGATCCTGTACAGCGACGGCCTGCAATCACGCTGGAATCTTTCGGACTATCCGGGGCTCGTCCACCGCCACCCTGCCCTGATTGCCGCAATCCTGCACCGTGACTTCTGTCGCGGCCGGGATGACGTTACTGTCTTCGTGATTGCCCTGGAGGCCATCGATGGCTGA
- a CDS encoding sensor histidine kinase — MAETTASLAAEIQRLRQEADALRAELDETNQGVLALYAELDMQADQLREASDLKSRFLSYMSHEFRTPLGSILSITSLLADELDGPLSPEQHTQVGFIASSARELREMVDDLLDLAKIEAGRITISPAWFDMFDMFSALRGMFRPIVDASSVDLIFEKPSGLPKLYTDDKKLAQILRNFISNALKFTLQGEVRVSARMESEHEIRFAVQDTGLGIPAELHNNLFEDFSQIDSPLQKRLRGTGLGLSLCKRFAQLLGGRVGVESTPGVGSLFFVVIPLSIASENVDET, encoded by the coding sequence ATGGCTGAAACCACCGCCTCGCTCGCCGCTGAAATCCAACGCCTGCGCCAGGAAGCGGATGCCCTGCGCGCGGAGTTGGATGAAACCAACCAGGGCGTGCTGGCACTGTATGCCGAACTGGACATGCAAGCCGACCAACTGCGAGAGGCGTCAGACCTCAAGAGTCGTTTCCTGTCGTACATGAGCCATGAGTTCCGCACGCCCCTGGGCTCGATCCTGAGTATCACCAGCCTGCTTGCCGACGAACTGGACGGCCCGCTGAGCCCGGAGCAACACACCCAGGTCGGGTTTATTGCCAGCTCGGCGCGCGAATTGCGCGAAATGGTCGACGACTTGCTCGACCTGGCCAAGATCGAAGCCGGGCGCATCACTATTTCTCCGGCCTGGTTCGATATGTTCGACATGTTCTCGGCGCTGCGCGGAATGTTTCGCCCGATTGTGGACGCATCATCGGTCGACCTGATCTTCGAGAAACCTTCCGGCCTGCCCAAGCTCTATACCGATGACAAAAAACTCGCGCAAATACTGCGCAATTTCATTTCCAACGCCTTGAAATTCACCCTGCAGGGCGAAGTGCGGGTCTCGGCGCGCATGGAGAGCGAACACGAGATCCGTTTTGCGGTGCAGGACACCGGCCTGGGCATACCCGCCGAGTTGCACAACAACCTGTTCGAAGACTTTTCCCAGATCGACTCGCCGCTGCAGAAACGCCTGCGCGGCACCGGCCTGGGCCTGTCACTGTGCAAGCGTTTTGCCCAGTTGCTGGGCGGCAGGGTCGGTGTTGAAAGCACACCCGGCGTAGGCTCGCTGTTCTTTGTCGTTATCCCTCTCTCCATTGCCAGCGAGAACGTCGATGAAACGTGA
- a CDS encoding anti-sigma regulatory factor, giving the protein MNQASSGTHPVLIEQDVVLARQLVRRLAQDCGMRLIDLTKLVTAVSELARNTVVYGGGGYMDWAVLEKDHRPGVRLTFRDEGPGIPDLKLAMTDGWTSGGGLGLGLTGAKRLVDEFELDTEPGKGTRVTITRWA; this is encoded by the coding sequence ATGAACCAAGCCAGCAGCGGCACACACCCTGTGCTGATAGAACAGGACGTTGTGCTGGCTCGACAATTGGTACGCAGACTGGCCCAGGACTGCGGCATGCGCTTGATCGACCTGACCAAACTGGTCACGGCGGTCAGCGAGTTGGCGCGTAATACCGTGGTCTATGGCGGTGGTGGCTACATGGACTGGGCAGTGCTCGAGAAAGACCACCGCCCCGGCGTACGCCTTACGTTTCGCGACGAAGGGCCGGGCATTCCCGACCTCAAGCTGGCGATGACCGACGGCTGGACCTCCGGCGGCGGCCTGGGCCTTGGGCTCACCGGAGCCAAGCGCCTGGTGGACGAGTTTGAACTGGACACCGAGCCTGGCAAGGGTACCCGCGTGACGATCACCCGATGGGCCTGA
- a CDS encoding MFS transporter produces MPNASQAPRGLPEHNQQSVKQQWLAILSVAVGAFALVTSEFLPVGVLNDVASDLGISAGHAGLMVTLPGIMAALAAPLLSVIIGKMDRRYLLIGLTLVMIIANLVVSLASDFSLLLFGRVLLGISIGGFWATAIALSGRLAPRGVDVAKATSIIMMGVTLATVLGVPVGTWLSGLMGWRMTFLVTALLGVPVLLAQVFLLPRLYPEKAILVRDLPALFINPRARVGLIAVLLIGLAHFAAYTYVAPFFKNSAGFDGPTIGSLLLMFGVAGVAGNIFAGFAANRSVRHTLLLVALMIGTSTALFPFFATGMIGATMLIALWGFAFGAFPACASIWMFVVAPKDVERGMPLFVALFQVIIALGSFFGGQIVDHLGTSVLLSLATALVGVGFVTVLVLGRNISNRLTAQPA; encoded by the coding sequence ATGCCAAATGCCAGCCAGGCCCCTCGCGGCCTTCCCGAACATAATCAACAAAGTGTCAAACAGCAGTGGTTGGCGATTCTTTCGGTCGCCGTGGGCGCGTTCGCCCTGGTAACCAGCGAGTTTCTGCCGGTGGGCGTGCTCAACGACGTTGCCAGCGACCTCGGCATCAGCGCCGGCCACGCGGGCCTGATGGTGACCCTGCCGGGCATCATGGCCGCCCTCGCGGCGCCGCTGCTGTCGGTGATCATCGGCAAGATGGATCGCCGTTATCTGCTGATCGGCCTGACATTGGTCATGATCATCGCCAACCTGGTGGTGTCTTTGGCCAGCGACTTCAGCCTGCTGCTGTTCGGGCGCGTGTTGCTGGGCATCAGCATCGGTGGTTTCTGGGCGACGGCCATCGCCCTCAGCGGCCGCCTGGCCCCCAGGGGAGTGGACGTCGCGAAAGCCACCTCAATCATCATGATGGGCGTGACCCTGGCCACCGTACTGGGCGTGCCGGTCGGTACCTGGCTGAGTGGCCTGATGGGCTGGCGCATGACCTTTCTGGTCACCGCCCTGCTCGGCGTACCGGTACTGCTGGCGCAAGTCTTCCTGTTGCCTCGGCTCTACCCGGAGAAGGCCATCCTGGTGCGTGACTTACCGGCGTTGTTTATCAACCCACGTGCCCGAGTCGGACTGATCGCCGTGTTGCTGATCGGCCTCGCGCACTTCGCCGCCTACACCTATGTCGCGCCGTTCTTCAAGAACAGCGCCGGCTTCGACGGGCCGACGATCGGTTCACTGTTGCTGATGTTTGGCGTGGCCGGTGTGGCAGGTAACATTTTTGCCGGTTTCGCCGCCAATCGCAGCGTGCGTCACACCCTGCTGCTGGTCGCGCTGATGATCGGCACCAGCACCGCCCTGTTCCCCTTCTTCGCTACCGGCATGATCGGCGCCACGATGCTGATCGCACTGTGGGGCTTCGCCTTCGGCGCCTTCCCGGCATGCGCCAGTATCTGGATGTTCGTGGTCGCGCCCAAGGACGTGGAACGTGGCATGCCGCTATTTGTTGCGCTGTTCCAGGTGATCATTGCACTGGGGTCGTTCTTCGGTGGACAGATCGTTGACCACCTGGGCACTTCGGTGTTGCTGAGCCTGGCCACAGCCTTGGTGGGCGTAGGCTTCGTCACCGTGTTGGTGCTGGGGCGTAACATCAGCAATCGCCTGACGGCGCAACCGGCCTGA
- a CDS encoding response regulator, translated as MKRDIQLLIVDDNAATRYALRRRLERHHYLVLEAGTGQEGLDLIATGKIDALILDVNLPDMSGFDIVRRLRTDPNTALLPVVHVSAASIETGDIITGLDAGADAYLIHPIDPEVLLATLRTLLRVRDTEYALRQSEARFREIFFNISAPIAVLDAQLKVHECNHAFAQLIHDNLNPDALLECFAGDQYAVIQELCLRLAAGERWKGTLQMKVDGQLRETEWQISPYDRAELSLVFVEDVTEYRHRERHQQAELANAATRLARTEAQLLQAQKMDALGKLTGGIAHDFNNLLTGIITSLELIKKRIESQRTDKVLGYADAALSSALSAAGLTNRLLAFARQQPLDTRPIDINAHIRSLEELLVRTIGEHITLKLELTNNAAVAMVDPIQLESAVLNLVINARDALPKGGNIWVTTYPAYSNGNLKLEDGPYIALSVRDNGVGIEHSVIDKVFDPFFTTKPVGQGTGLGLSTIYGFARQSGGDAQIRSVTRQGTEVTIMLPAAEGPASVTTRTLAKPGKSNGEHILIVEDMPSVRSFVAEVLADAGYRCSLAADGDEALARLKTDLTINLLLTDVGLPYMTGRELADFARGLRNDLPILFMTGYAENAANRQNFLGERMDLITKPFHIDELLEKIRQGLEAKP; from the coding sequence ATGAAACGTGACATCCAGCTGCTGATCGTCGACGACAATGCCGCCACGCGCTACGCCCTGCGCCGACGCCTCGAGCGCCATCACTACCTGGTGCTTGAAGCCGGCACGGGCCAGGAGGGGCTGGACCTGATCGCCACGGGAAAAATCGATGCGTTGATCCTCGACGTCAACCTGCCGGACATGAGTGGCTTCGACATCGTGCGCCGTTTGCGTACCGACCCGAACACCGCCTTGCTGCCGGTGGTGCACGTGTCGGCGGCGTCCATCGAGACCGGCGACATCATCACCGGCCTGGACGCCGGGGCCGACGCCTACCTGATCCACCCGATCGACCCCGAGGTCCTGCTGGCGACCCTGCGCACCCTTTTGCGCGTACGCGACACCGAATACGCGTTAAGGCAAAGCGAGGCACGTTTTCGAGAAATCTTCTTTAATATCAGCGCGCCGATTGCAGTGCTGGATGCGCAACTGAAGGTTCACGAGTGCAACCACGCGTTCGCCCAATTGATTCACGACAACCTCAACCCCGATGCCCTGCTTGAGTGCTTCGCCGGCGACCAGTATGCAGTGATCCAGGAGCTGTGCCTGCGCCTGGCGGCCGGCGAACGCTGGAAAGGCACGTTGCAGATGAAAGTCGACGGCCAGCTGCGCGAAACCGAATGGCAGATCTCGCCCTATGACCGTGCCGAGCTGAGCCTGGTATTTGTCGAGGACGTGACTGAATACCGCCATCGCGAGCGTCATCAACAGGCCGAACTCGCCAACGCGGCGACCCGTCTGGCACGCACTGAGGCGCAACTGCTCCAGGCCCAGAAAATGGACGCCCTGGGCAAACTCACCGGCGGCATCGCCCACGACTTCAACAACTTGCTCACCGGTATCATCACCAGCCTGGAGTTGATCAAGAAGCGCATTGAAAGCCAGCGCACCGATAAGGTCCTGGGGTATGCCGACGCCGCACTCAGTTCAGCCCTGAGCGCCGCCGGCCTGACCAACCGCCTGCTCGCCTTCGCCCGCCAGCAGCCGTTGGACACGCGGCCCATCGATATCAACGCGCATATCCGCTCCCTGGAAGAGTTGCTGGTGCGCACCATCGGCGAGCACATCACCTTGAAACTGGAGCTGACCAACAACGCTGCCGTGGCGATGGTCGACCCGATCCAGCTGGAAAGTGCAGTGCTGAACCTGGTAATCAACGCCCGCGATGCGTTGCCCAAAGGCGGCAACATCTGGGTGACCACCTACCCTGCCTACTCTAACGGCAACCTCAAGCTGGAAGACGGTCCCTACATTGCGCTGTCGGTACGCGATAACGGCGTGGGCATCGAGCACAGCGTCATCGACAAGGTGTTCGATCCCTTCTTCACCACCAAGCCAGTGGGCCAGGGCACCGGCCTGGGCCTGTCGACCATCTACGGTTTCGCCCGCCAGTCCGGCGGCGATGCGCAGATCCGCAGCGTCACCCGCCAGGGCACTGAAGTGACGATCATGCTGCCGGCCGCAGAAGGTCCTGCCTCGGTAACCACCAGGACGTTGGCAAAACCGGGCAAGAGCAACGGTGAACACATACTCATCGTCGAGGACATGCCTTCGGTGCGCAGCTTTGTCGCCGAAGTACTGGCAGACGCCGGTTACCGCTGCAGCCTGGCAGCCGACGGTGACGAAGCGCTTGCCCGCTTGAAGACTGACCTGACAATCAATCTGCTGCTCACCGATGTCGGCCTGCCCTACATGACCGGCCGCGAACTGGCTGACTTCGCCCGTGGCCTGCGCAACGATTTGCCGATCCTGTTCATGACGGGCTACGCCGAGAATGCAGCCAATCGGCAAAACTTCCTGGGTGAGCGCATGGACCTGATCACCAAGCCGTTTCATATCGATGAACTGCTCGAGAAGATTCGCCAGGGCCTGGAGGCAAAGCCTTAG